A genomic region of Mesobacillus jeotgali contains the following coding sequences:
- a CDS encoding YjcZ family sporulation protein produces the protein MGYGWCGGGYGYGGGGYYGSTFVLIVVLFILLIIVGASFYN, from the coding sequence ATGGGCTACGGTTGGTGTGGCGGCGGCTACGGCTACGGCGGTGGCGGCTATTATGGTTCCACTTTCGTATTGATTGTCGTGTTGTTCATTTTGTTGATTATTGTAGGAGCAAGCTTCTACAACTAA
- the spoVAC gene encoding stage V sporulation protein AC, with product MGDKKKQKMTPEQQQYQQLEQKHELKRPVVKNCIKAFLVGGLICTIGQAITYFYIYFFNFTEQTAGNPTVATMIFLSMLLTGFGVYDHIGQFAGAGSAVPVTGFGNSVIAAAIEHRTEGFVLGVGGNMFKLAGSVILFGVFAAFVVALVKTLLIMMGVL from the coding sequence ATGGGGGATAAGAAAAAGCAAAAGATGACACCTGAGCAGCAACAATATCAACAGCTTGAACAAAAGCATGAACTTAAACGCCCAGTAGTTAAAAATTGCATTAAAGCATTTTTGGTTGGTGGCTTGATTTGTACGATTGGGCAGGCAATAACCTATTTTTATATATACTTTTTCAATTTTACCGAACAAACAGCTGGGAATCCGACAGTTGCTACGATGATTTTCCTTTCCATGCTGTTGACAGGATTTGGTGTATATGACCATATCGGCCAATTCGCAGGAGCGGGTAGTGCTGTTCCGGTAACTGGTTTTGGGAATTCTGTTATTGCAGCCGCTATTGAACATCGAACTGAAGGCTTCGTTCTTGGTGTCGGTGGAAATATGTTCAAATTGGCAGGATCAGTAATCTTATTTGGAGTCTTTGCAGCCTTTGTCGTTGCACTCGTAAAAACTTTGCTGATAATGATGGGAGTGCTGTAA
- a CDS encoding DUF421 domain-containing protein has translation MPDILRTIIRSIMLIIGLFIITKLLGKKQLSSLSFFEYIVGITVGDIAGTLAMDPDLSLRDGIASMVVWSFVPLAISTISLRSRAFRKIVEGKSTTFIENGNILEKNMRKEKYSIDELLEQLRKKSVFKVADVEFASLDSNGELSVLLKKAKQPLRYEDIAIKMEEESAPVSVLVDGTYIDENLKRLGLDRGALMEQIQDKGYQPHQVFYAEMDSRGNLNVDLYDEFISCHFPDFDHV, from the coding sequence ATGCCGGATATTCTTAGAACCATCATACGCTCAATAATGCTGATTATAGGCTTGTTCATCATTACAAAGCTTCTTGGGAAAAAGCAGTTATCGAGTTTGTCATTTTTTGAATATATCGTAGGCATCACTGTAGGAGATATTGCAGGGACATTAGCGATGGATCCTGACTTGAGCTTGAGGGATGGGATTGCCAGTATGGTTGTGTGGTCATTCGTCCCTTTGGCGATTTCAACGATTTCCTTAAGAAGCAGAGCATTTCGCAAAATAGTTGAGGGGAAATCAACTACCTTCATTGAAAATGGCAATATTCTCGAAAAAAATATGCGGAAAGAGAAATACAGTATAGATGAACTCCTGGAGCAGCTCCGCAAAAAAAGTGTATTTAAGGTAGCGGATGTGGAGTTTGCTTCGCTGGATTCCAATGGAGAATTGAGTGTTTTATTGAAGAAAGCTAAACAGCCCTTAAGATATGAGGATATTGCAATTAAAATGGAAGAAGAGTCTGCCCCGGTTTCCGTTCTAGTCGATGGAACATATATTGATGAAAACTTAAAGCGGTTGGGTCTGGATAGGGGTGCATTGATGGAACAAATCCAGGATAAAGGATATCAGCCACATCAAGTCTTTTATGCAGAAATGGATTCTAGAGGAAACCTCAATGTTGATCTATATGATGAATTTATATCCTGCCATTTCCCTGACTTTGATCATGTTTAA
- a CDS encoding DUF1360 domain-containing protein → MGNWLDLCLLVFASFRLTRLIVYDTITEFLRAPFHDIVEETLEDGSTETYIEIKGEGLKYWIGELLSCHWCTGIWATSFLYAGYALLPHLSMPVITVLAIAGIASVIQHYFIKD, encoded by the coding sequence ATGGGGAATTGGCTGGATTTATGCCTTCTTGTATTTGCGAGCTTTCGTTTGACCAGGTTGATTGTTTACGATACAATCACTGAATTCCTTCGAGCACCATTCCACGATATAGTGGAGGAGACATTGGAGGATGGGAGTACGGAAACTTATATAGAAATAAAAGGAGAGGGACTCAAATATTGGATAGGCGAGCTTTTAAGCTGCCATTGGTGCACTGGTATTTGGGCAACTTCTTTCCTATATGCGGGCTATGCACTGTTGCCGCATCTTTCAATGCCAGTCATCACAGTGCTGGCAATTGCGGGAATCGCTTCGGTGATCCAGCATTATTTTATAAAAGACTGA
- the spoVAD gene encoding stage V sporulation protein AD: MLIGKQSWQFANRPVIESWGTSGGPFEAEGKLAADFDVLHDDLWMGEDSYEKAHRVLLEEAIKSALQKGNFNKEDMQFMLAGDLINQITPTSFAARTMEIPYFGLFGACSTSMEGLALASFIVNYQGAKKTVTGASSHNSAAEKQFRYPTEYGGQKPPTAQWTVTGAGAAVVTDNSNKQGKIVTTSATIGKVVDMGISDPFNMGGAMAPAAADTIIAHFKDLERDPSYYDLVVTGDLGRIGQATTYELLQQSGLNVTREQFQDCGLMIYNDDQPVQSGGSGAGCSASVLYGHLLNQMKNGVYKKILVVATGALLSPLSFQQKETIPCIAHAVSIEMN, translated from the coding sequence ATGTTGATTGGAAAGCAGTCATGGCAATTTGCGAACCGGCCTGTCATTGAATCTTGGGGCACATCCGGCGGTCCTTTTGAAGCAGAGGGAAAACTCGCTGCTGACTTTGATGTCCTTCATGACGATTTATGGATGGGTGAAGACTCATACGAAAAAGCTCATAGGGTTTTACTTGAAGAAGCAATCAAATCTGCGTTGCAAAAAGGGAACTTCAATAAAGAGGACATGCAATTCATGCTGGCAGGTGATTTAATCAATCAGATCACACCGACGAGTTTTGCGGCAAGGACGATGGAAATCCCTTATTTCGGTCTCTTCGGTGCTTGCTCTACTTCTATGGAGGGACTGGCACTGGCATCTTTTATTGTGAACTATCAAGGAGCAAAGAAGACGGTAACCGGCGCATCAAGCCACAATTCGGCGGCTGAAAAACAATTCCGCTACCCGACGGAATATGGCGGACAAAAACCACCGACAGCACAGTGGACTGTTACCGGAGCAGGAGCTGCTGTCGTAACGGACAACTCGAATAAACAGGGGAAAATTGTCACCACGTCTGCCACTATCGGGAAAGTAGTGGATATGGGCATCTCGGATCCCTTCAATATGGGAGGGGCAATGGCACCTGCAGCCGCGGATACGATCATTGCCCACTTTAAAGATTTGGAGCGTGACCCATCTTATTATGATTTAGTTGTCACAGGCGATCTAGGAAGGATTGGGCAGGCTACTACATACGAGCTTTTGCAGCAGTCTGGACTGAATGTAACGAGAGAACAATTTCAGGATTGCGGTTTGATGATTTATAACGATGACCAACCGGTTCAATCAGGAGGAAGCGGAGCTGGGTGTTCGGCATCGGTGTTATATGGCCATTTATTAAACCAAATGAAAAATGGTGTCTATAAGAAAATACTTGTTGTTGCGACTGGGGCTTTGTTATCACCGCTTTCATTCCAGCAAAAAGAAACCATTCCATGTATTGCCCACGCTGTCTCAATTGAAATGAACTAG
- the fabI gene encoding enoyl-ACP reductase FabI codes for MTLSLNGKTYVVMGVANKRSIAWGIAQSLHNAGANLIFTYAGERLEKSVRELAESLDKNYLVLPCDVTNDEDVSKCFQEVKEAVGMIAGVAHCIAFANKEELQGDYMNVTREGFLLAHNISAYSLTAVAKEAKELMSEGGSIVTLTYLGGERAIPNYNVMGVAKASLDASVRYLAADLGKDNIRVNSISAGPIRTLSAKGVSDFNSILKEIEERAPLRRNTTPEEVGDTAVFLFSDMSRGITGENIHVDSGFHIL; via the coding sequence ATGACTCTTTCATTGAACGGAAAAACATATGTAGTAATGGGTGTTGCCAATAAACGAAGCATTGCCTGGGGAATTGCACAGTCACTTCACAATGCAGGAGCAAATTTAATTTTCACCTATGCAGGGGAGCGTCTGGAGAAAAGTGTACGAGAGCTTGCTGAATCATTGGACAAGAACTATTTAGTATTGCCCTGCGATGTTACGAACGATGAAGATGTTTCAAAATGCTTCCAAGAGGTTAAGGAAGCGGTTGGAATGATTGCTGGTGTTGCCCACTGTATCGCATTTGCGAACAAAGAGGAACTCCAGGGGGACTATATGAATGTAACACGCGAAGGCTTCCTGCTGGCTCATAATATCAGTGCCTACTCTCTGACTGCAGTTGCCAAGGAAGCGAAGGAACTTATGTCAGAAGGCGGAAGTATCGTTACTTTGACTTACCTTGGAGGAGAAAGAGCGATTCCGAATTACAATGTCATGGGAGTAGCAAAAGCATCCCTGGATGCCAGCGTCCGCTACCTTGCAGCAGACCTGGGGAAGGACAATATCCGCGTGAACTCAATTTCAGCCGGACCAATCCGTACACTATCTGCAAAAGGTGTAAGTGACTTTAATTCAATCTTAAAAGAAATCGAAGAAAGAGCTCCGCTTCGACGCAACACAACACCTGAAGAAGTCGGTGATACTGCAGTATTCCTATTCAGCGACATGTCACGCGGGATTACTGGAGAAAATATCCATGTTGATTCAGGGTTTCATATTTTATAA
- a CDS encoding CotY/CotZ family spore coat protein: MGCKGKKHDGDNCVCEVLRAVADAQDEVDVDNDCDVSCHKSIQELLAGAQTPTTDLDTIPLILYCGDCQPFEGFGTRIRTNGGGPQMLDCFNSFFFRVTSVDDNCCAKLELLATRGGEPEDSSPCGQIRTGGSRNEFFRTGICLTVDLDCFCAVTCLDPVAALPLSSLPGSG; the protein is encoded by the coding sequence ATGGGTTGCAAAGGTAAAAAACATGATGGCGACAACTGTGTATGCGAGGTCCTTCGTGCAGTAGCAGATGCTCAAGATGAAGTGGATGTAGACAATGATTGCGATGTCAGCTGCCACAAGTCTATCCAAGAATTACTTGCAGGCGCACAAACTCCAACAACGGATTTAGATACAATCCCACTAATTCTTTATTGTGGTGATTGTCAACCGTTCGAAGGGTTTGGAACTCGTATCCGTACAAATGGTGGCGGACCACAAATGCTTGACTGCTTTAACTCTTTCTTCTTCCGCGTAACTTCTGTGGATGATAACTGCTGCGCTAAACTGGAGCTGTTGGCTACACGCGGAGGAGAACCTGAAGATAGTAGTCCTTGCGGTCAAATTCGGACTGGCGGATCAAGAAATGAATTCTTCAGGACTGGAATCTGCCTAACTGTAGACTTGGATTGCTTCTGCGCTGTTACTTGCCTAGACCCTGTAGCTGCATTGCCACTTTCAAGCTTACCTGGAAGCGGCTGA
- a CDS encoding stage VI sporulation protein F: MDNNFFKNIEKKTGVNMNDVFELANSLQNANFKDEQTVRGVIRRVSKMANKPVSKEMEDKIVESIVKDGKQLDFGQISKMINKK, from the coding sequence ATGGATAATAATTTCTTCAAGAATATAGAAAAAAAGACTGGCGTAAATATGAATGATGTATTTGAGTTAGCGAATTCACTGCAAAATGCGAACTTTAAAGATGAGCAAACTGTAAGAGGCGTAATCCGCCGTGTTTCGAAAATGGCTAACAAACCAGTAAGTAAAGAAATGGAAGACAAGATTGTGGAATCCATTGTCAAGGATGGAAAACAGCTTGACTTTGGCCAAATCTCCAAAATGATCAACAAGAAGTAA
- a CDS encoding monovalent cation:proton antiporter family protein, which yields MEHHASITSLVIVIIVAFLTPILLHRLKLNFIPVVVAEIIMGLIIGKSGFNIVHEDAWLGTLSTLGFLFLMFLSGLEIDFTAFSGNKKNKKKANDKKEPNTFVVASIIFVGIFVVSLGLSYLFVLAGFIENVFLMTLIISTISLGVVVPTLKDAHLMKTNIGQTILLVAVIADLATMILLAVFVSIYDGGEGNTWLLLVLFAAGVGLYFVGRVFKNRTFINALSTGTTQIGTRAVFALIILLVAISETVGAENILGAFLAGVLVSLLAPDQEMVHKLDSFGYGFLIPIFFVMVGVELDIWSLFSEKKLLLLIPLLLLALFLSKLIPVYLLKKWYDTKTVLAAGFLLTSTLSLVIAAATIGERMEMITPQMSGTLILVAVISSVLTPILFKKLFPQEKTEEVKIKVAFIGANQMTLPVSRALQSNLYEPVIFHTKQEKAEKQIADSVFEIIEMENYEIGTLEKHEVYEADIIVISTGDPDLNATIAVSAKEKGIERVIARIESPDLAEKAQEEGIEVFSVLRSTESLLRAMIESPGVMSILTNQENSLHEIRMLNDHFDGMTLRRFPFTGDVIFVRILRENESIVPHGDTELRLNDRLIVTGSKEYVDELKRELEFCFWC from the coding sequence ATGGAACATCATGCTTCGATTACATCACTTGTAATCGTCATTATCGTTGCATTTTTAACACCTATTTTACTTCACCGTCTAAAATTGAATTTCATACCAGTCGTCGTTGCCGAAATCATCATGGGTTTAATCATTGGTAAAAGCGGCTTTAACATTGTCCATGAAGATGCCTGGCTTGGAACCTTGTCTACATTAGGCTTCTTGTTCCTAATGTTCTTGAGCGGACTGGAAATCGACTTTACAGCTTTTTCAGGTAACAAAAAGAACAAAAAGAAGGCAAATGATAAAAAGGAACCAAATACATTCGTTGTTGCTTCAATTATCTTTGTTGGCATATTCGTTGTATCATTGGGATTATCCTATTTGTTTGTGCTCGCTGGCTTCATTGAGAACGTGTTCCTAATGACATTGATCATTTCGACGATTTCCCTGGGTGTAGTTGTCCCTACTTTGAAAGACGCACACTTAATGAAAACGAATATAGGGCAGACAATCTTACTGGTCGCAGTTATCGCAGATTTGGCAACAATGATCTTGCTTGCTGTTTTCGTCTCTATTTATGACGGAGGAGAAGGAAATACATGGTTGCTGCTTGTTCTGTTCGCAGCAGGAGTTGGCTTGTATTTCGTCGGTCGGGTTTTCAAAAACAGGACCTTCATCAATGCACTTTCCACTGGAACTACACAAATCGGCACTCGTGCCGTCTTTGCGCTAATCATTCTTCTGGTTGCCATCTCTGAAACAGTAGGTGCTGAAAATATCCTTGGCGCATTCCTGGCAGGTGTGCTTGTTTCATTGCTCGCCCCAGACCAGGAGATGGTCCATAAGCTTGATTCATTTGGCTATGGCTTCCTTATTCCGATTTTTTTCGTTATGGTTGGTGTTGAACTTGATATCTGGTCATTGTTCAGTGAGAAAAAGCTGTTATTGCTGATTCCATTGTTACTGCTGGCATTATTTTTATCAAAGCTGATACCGGTTTATTTGTTAAAAAAATGGTATGACACCAAAACAGTTTTGGCAGCTGGCTTCCTGCTGACATCAACGCTGTCATTGGTTATTGCAGCTGCTACCATTGGTGAACGTATGGAAATGATTACACCGCAAATGAGTGGCACACTGATATTAGTTGCAGTAATTTCAAGTGTTTTGACACCCATTTTATTTAAAAAGCTGTTCCCTCAGGAGAAGACAGAGGAAGTTAAAATCAAGGTGGCATTCATTGGTGCCAACCAGATGACACTTCCTGTATCTCGTGCGCTGCAATCAAATTTGTATGAGCCTGTAATTTTTCATACGAAACAGGAAAAAGCAGAAAAACAGATTGCTGATTCGGTCTTCGAAATCATTGAAATGGAAAATTACGAGATTGGAACCCTGGAGAAGCATGAGGTATATGAAGCTGATATTATCGTGATATCCACCGGGGATCCTGACTTGAATGCAACAATTGCAGTTAGTGCGAAAGAAAAAGGAATCGAGCGTGTAATCGCCAGGATTGAAAGTCCGGATCTTGCCGAAAAAGCACAAGAAGAGGGAATCGAAGTATTTTCGGTTCTTCGTTCAACTGAATCCCTGCTGCGTGCGATGATTGAATCGCCTGGTGTCATGAGCATCCTGACCAATCAGGAAAACTCCCTGCATGAAATCAGAATGCTTAATGATCACTTTGACGGCATGACGCTAAGACGCTTCCCATTCACGGGGGATGTCATTTTTGTCCGTATTTTGCGTGAGAATGAATCAATCGTTCCTCATGGGGATACCGAGTTGAGGCTGAATGACCGTTTGATTGTAACAGGCTCAAAAGAGTATGTCGATGAGTTAAAGCGTGAGCTTGAGTTCTGTTTTTGGTGTTAA
- a CDS encoding GNAT family N-acetyltransferase, which yields MEVKIVNNDQELADAFEVRKTVFIHEQNVPEEEEIDQFESDSVHFVLYDDNRKAAGAGRFRVLDGIGKVERICVLKENRKTGAGVAVMNKIEEYAKSQGISTLKLNAQTHAIPFYSRLGYESVSEEFMDAGIPHKTMKKFI from the coding sequence GTGGAAGTAAAAATTGTAAACAACGATCAAGAATTAGCAGATGCATTCGAAGTACGAAAGACTGTATTCATTCATGAACAAAATGTACCGGAAGAAGAAGAAATTGATCAATTCGAATCGGACTCTGTCCATTTTGTATTATATGATGATAACCGCAAAGCAGCTGGTGCAGGGAGATTCCGTGTATTGGACGGAATCGGCAAGGTAGAACGGATTTGTGTTTTAAAGGAGAACCGCAAAACTGGTGCTGGAGTCGCGGTCATGAATAAAATCGAGGAATATGCCAAGTCACAAGGCATCTCTACCTTGAAATTGAACGCACAAACACATGCCATCCCATTTTACTCCAGGCTAGGGTATGAATCGGTATCAGAAGAATTCATGGATGCCGGAATACCACATAAAACGATGAAAAAATTCATTTAA
- a CDS encoding YhcN/YlaJ family sporulation lipoprotein, with protein MNMKQAVNFLAILIMLGAGTAGCTSFGKTSPESRASMIQSVNPDPGATNDLEEKDLKLAKKVKKEIAAFDEIYDVAVIAGKKEVLVAYKVKHLKRFGMKRIEKEINKMLEKNYPDEDFIVSSDYKIFIEAVELRERMKDPSFPDKKAEEQLQRIISLKKELT; from the coding sequence ATGAATATGAAACAGGCAGTGAATTTTTTGGCAATATTAATCATGCTCGGAGCCGGCACTGCTGGCTGTACTTCTTTTGGTAAAACTTCACCAGAGAGCAGGGCATCCATGATCCAGTCTGTCAATCCTGATCCAGGAGCGACAAATGATCTTGAAGAGAAGGATCTAAAACTGGCTAAAAAGGTAAAGAAAGAAATCGCTGCATTTGATGAGATTTATGATGTTGCGGTCATTGCTGGTAAAAAGGAAGTATTAGTCGCATACAAGGTCAAGCATTTAAAGAGGTTCGGCATGAAGCGGATCGAGAAAGAAATCAATAAGATGCTGGAAAAGAATTATCCTGATGAAGACTTCATCGTTTCGAGTGATTATAAAATTTTTATTGAGGCGGTCGAGCTTAGGGAGAGAATGAAAGATCCGTCCTTTCCGGATAAAAAAGCAGAGGAACAATTGCAGCGGATTATTTCGTTGAAAAAAGAATTGACTTAA
- the spoVAE gene encoding stage V sporulation protein AE encodes MLPMFFWAFVIGGLICVFGQLMFDIAKLTPGHTMSLLVVIGAVLDGFGLYEPLIDFAGAGATIPITSFGNSLVHGALQEAEQHGLVGVLTGMFEITSSGISAAVIFGFIGALIFKPKG; translated from the coding sequence TTGCTGCCAATGTTTTTTTGGGCTTTTGTTATCGGAGGCCTGATTTGTGTGTTCGGCCAGTTGATGTTTGATATCGCCAAATTGACACCAGGACACACGATGAGTCTGCTTGTTGTCATTGGTGCTGTCCTTGATGGATTTGGTCTTTATGAGCCTCTAATAGATTTCGCCGGAGCAGGTGCTACAATTCCAATCACAAGCTTTGGTAATTCGCTCGTCCACGGCGCACTTCAGGAAGCAGAACAGCACGGATTGGTCGGTGTCCTGACAGGCATGTTTGAAATCACGAGTTCCGGTATTTCGGCTGCTGTGATTTTTGGCTTTATCGGCGCACTTATTTTTAAGCCAAAAGGCTGA
- a CDS encoding CotO family spore coat protein, giving the protein MFYINQPNIDLPQPDMQKNFSFNNSEEMSEEQQQQENSSRTIELNSEETGISEEVIHETESLDAPKKRNFKEYTLEEKIKHLKLVPASVAKVKYEFITIERSYKGYFIEMKDDILFIHSISPRKKSVSILKEDLVDIKRAGL; this is encoded by the coding sequence TTGTTCTACATTAATCAACCAAACATTGATCTGCCGCAACCTGATATGCAAAAGAATTTTTCTTTTAACAATAGTGAAGAGATGTCTGAAGAACAACAACAGCAGGAAAATAGTTCAAGGACAATTGAATTAAATTCTGAAGAAACCGGAATTTCTGAAGAAGTAATTCATGAAACAGAAAGCCTGGATGCACCAAAGAAGAGGAATTTCAAAGAATATACACTCGAGGAAAAGATCAAGCATTTAAAGCTTGTCCCGGCATCTGTAGCTAAGGTTAAATATGAATTCATAACTATTGAGAGATCATATAAAGGTTATTTTATTGAAATGAAAGACGATATATTGTTTATCCATTCAATAAGCCCCAGAAAGAAGAGTGTTAGCATCCTAAAAGAGGATTTAGTCGATATTAAAAGGGCTGGATTATAA
- a CDS encoding ATP-dependent helicase: MKTAKYNQQSIRLDRYNREDYQKLYDDGKKGMLTCTVCGGPVRLYLGIKDKPHFYHHLSTKEDCNEQFESSPSVQPFEEAEYIERNGFRIPKARSITAEAEREEKFILPREVKIPLPFNPLPPAKPGVKINYLKQLKEAGIHFDGNQEKAVVSIDGPLLILAGAGSGKTRVLTARTAFMIEEKKVEPASIMLVTFTAKAAAEMKKRIALYPGMSPAKVNQLIAGTYHSIFYRILCFHDRENWSSDKLMKKEWQREQILKEAGRKLQLDEKEFAYDLALQQIGLWKNTMIMPHEVKPESPWEEKVALLYKDYEAAKDRQRLFDFDDMLLGCYKLFKEKPEVLENYQNRFNYFLIDEFQDINKVQYELMKMLSDKHGNVCAVGDDDQSIYSFRGSDPAYLFNFKTDFKNTKLIILNQNYRSPHEIVETANTLISANLTRHEKEMRAQFSGERPPVIFHPYDEEEEATMILTDIKERIEQGERPGDFAILFRTNAASRAIFERLANSSLPFRLDQDIESFYERFMVKGMLAFLRLSKNPDDPEAIKNILPSLFLKQSVFRDLQANSILNDCSMLEALTHVKTGFAFQEQKLKRLIPIVRSLSSLSPVAAIDIVEKDLGYQDFIKKRGNEGNQLEKGSDDIRDLKVAARNFKTIGEFIEHADHMTAMNGEIKRSSRDLTDAITLSTIHRAKGLEYGNVYIIGTVDGSIPHDYALDAYRNGDLQPLEEERRLLYVAVTRAEKNLFISVPQRRRGRKANPSRFLSNLKRNMPNQDLGI; this comes from the coding sequence ATGAAAACAGCCAAGTATAATCAACAGTCAATAAGACTTGATCGATATAACCGTGAGGATTATCAAAAGCTTTATGATGACGGAAAAAAAGGGATGCTCACCTGTACCGTATGCGGAGGCCCTGTCCGTCTTTACCTCGGTATTAAGGACAAGCCCCATTTCTATCATCACCTCTCCACAAAAGAGGATTGCAATGAACAATTTGAATCCTCCCCGTCCGTTCAGCCTTTCGAGGAAGCGGAATATATCGAGCGAAATGGCTTCCGGATCCCGAAGGCCCGTTCCATCACTGCTGAAGCTGAAAGAGAGGAAAAATTCATACTTCCACGGGAAGTAAAGATTCCTTTACCTTTTAATCCGCTCCCACCGGCTAAGCCAGGGGTCAAGATAAATTATTTAAAACAACTTAAAGAAGCTGGGATCCATTTCGATGGCAACCAGGAAAAAGCTGTTGTTTCTATAGATGGTCCATTATTAATATTGGCGGGTGCCGGGAGTGGAAAGACGAGAGTACTGACCGCAAGAACCGCCTTCATGATTGAAGAGAAAAAAGTTGAACCCGCTTCTATCATGCTTGTTACCTTCACAGCAAAGGCTGCCGCTGAAATGAAGAAACGGATTGCCCTTTACCCGGGAATGTCCCCAGCTAAGGTTAACCAGCTGATTGCTGGCACCTACCATAGCATCTTCTACAGAATCCTTTGTTTTCATGACCGTGAAAATTGGTCATCAGACAAGCTGATGAAAAAAGAATGGCAGCGGGAACAGATTTTAAAGGAGGCTGGCCGAAAGCTCCAGCTGGATGAAAAAGAGTTTGCCTATGACCTGGCACTTCAGCAAATCGGTTTATGGAAAAACACGATGATCATGCCACACGAAGTTAAGCCAGAATCCCCATGGGAAGAAAAGGTGGCTTTGCTGTATAAAGACTATGAAGCTGCTAAAGACAGGCAAAGGTTGTTCGATTTTGATGACATGCTTCTCGGCTGTTATAAGCTATTTAAGGAAAAGCCTGAAGTACTGGAAAACTATCAAAATCGTTTCAACTATTTTTTAATAGACGAGTTCCAGGATATTAATAAAGTTCAATATGAACTCATGAAAATGCTCTCTGACAAGCATGGAAATGTTTGCGCTGTAGGCGATGATGACCAGTCAATCTATTCATTCCGTGGCAGCGACCCTGCCTATCTGTTTAACTTTAAGACAGATTTCAAAAATACTAAATTAATCATTTTGAACCAAAATTACCGCTCTCCGCATGAGATTGTCGAGACTGCCAACACTTTAATTTCAGCCAATCTCACTCGCCATGAAAAAGAGATGCGGGCCCAATTTTCAGGGGAGCGTCCGCCGGTTATCTTCCATCCTTATGATGAAGAAGAAGAGGCAACGATGATTCTGACTGATATCAAAGAGCGAATCGAACAAGGGGAACGCCCTGGTGATTTCGCCATCCTGTTCAGGACGAATGCAGCTAGCCGCGCAATATTCGAGAGGCTGGCAAATTCCAGCCTGCCATTCCGTCTTGATCAGGATATTGAATCCTTTTACGAGCGATTCATGGTAAAAGGTATGCTGGCATTTTTGCGGCTAAGTAAGAATCCCGATGATCCTGAGGCAATCAAAAATATTCTTCCTTCACTTTTTTTAAAGCAGTCGGTTTTCCGTGATTTACAGGCGAATAGCATCCTGAACGATTGTTCCATGCTTGAAGCACTTACCCATGTAAAAACAGGCTTTGCCTTCCAGGAACAAAAATTGAAAAGACTCATACCGATTGTACGCTCCCTGTCTTCCCTGTCGCCCGTAGCAGCAATTGATATCGTCGAAAAGGACCTTGGATATCAGGACTTTATCAAAAAGCGCGGAAATGAAGGGAACCAGCTTGAAAAGGGATCGGATGACATCCGGGATTTAAAAGTGGCAGCACGCAACTTTAAAACCATCGGAGAATTCATCGAGCATGCTGACCATATGACAGCCATGAACGGAGAAATTAAACGGAGCAGCAGGGACCTAACTGACGCCATCACATTAAGTACCATTCATCGAGCCAAAGGGCTTGAATATGGAAATGTTTATATAATTGGTACTGTAGACGGAAGCATCCCCCATGATTATGCTTTGGATGCCTATCGCAATGGAGACCTTCAGCCTCTCGAAGAAGAACGCCGGCTGCTTTATGTAGCGGTGACAAGGGCTGAAAAGAACTTATTCATTTCCGTTCCACAACGAAGACGCGGAAGAAAAGCAAACCCTTCGCGCTTTTTGTCCAACTTAAAAAGAAACATGCCAAATCAGGACCTGGGTATATAA